In Sporosarcina psychrophila, a genomic segment contains:
- a CDS encoding acyl-CoA dehydrogenase family protein, whose product MEQIQHLISDTNLTNSSMTYSYFTPEDFTDDYEMIAKTTKQFLKLDVKPQLEKGLSIENQDVRVLFEKAGDIGLLGIEVPEAYGGFELGKMVAGLVAEIMGAAGSFSVSFNIHVGVGTLPYVYFGTAAQKEKYLPKLTSGEWIGAYALTESNAGSDALNSKTTAVLNKGGTDWILNGEKQWITNAHLADCYVVFGKIAEGMTAFIVERTFEGVSVGPEEKKMGINGSSTATLILEDVKIPVGNVLGEIGKGHHIALNILNMARLKLAFANIGTAKHALHLSVAYAKERKQFSKALIGFTMIQEKVANMAVRIFGAESAAYRTAGEMDEALQSVDSEEELVRIVADFMIDCAINKVNSSEALDYIVDEAVQIHGGYGYMQEYEVENLYRDARINRIFEGTNEINRLAIAKGVLKKIEKGQLWSAKNEVDNRTHALTRHYGYLVKAKQLIGIVVKALAGPLGKSIEEEQEYLGLLASMNERLFIMESALLRTEKALIKNGESEEKRKMLMSDVICEEGYRSIQTAAISFVSSALPDEESRGLMLMEIQAISAPLYSNMFIKKREIVQGIIESARYNV is encoded by the coding sequence ATGGAGCAGATACAACACTTAATCTCAGATACTAATTTAACAAATAGTAGTATGACTTATTCCTATTTTACACCCGAAGATTTTACAGACGACTATGAAATGATTGCTAAAACAACCAAACAATTTCTGAAACTGGACGTGAAGCCTCAACTTGAAAAAGGTTTGTCGATAGAAAATCAAGATGTTCGTGTACTTTTTGAAAAAGCTGGGGATATTGGTCTTCTTGGTATTGAAGTCCCGGAAGCCTATGGTGGTTTTGAGTTAGGGAAAATGGTTGCAGGTCTCGTTGCAGAGATAATGGGTGCGGCCGGCTCATTTAGCGTTTCGTTTAATATTCATGTTGGTGTTGGTACATTGCCATATGTCTATTTTGGTACAGCAGCCCAAAAGGAAAAGTACTTACCGAAATTGACAAGTGGGGAATGGATTGGTGCTTACGCCTTGACAGAGTCGAATGCAGGGTCGGATGCTTTGAATTCGAAAACAACTGCCGTCTTGAACAAAGGAGGGACGGATTGGATATTGAATGGTGAAAAGCAATGGATAACGAATGCCCATCTCGCTGATTGTTACGTAGTGTTTGGAAAAATAGCCGAAGGTATGACTGCATTTATCGTAGAGCGAACATTTGAAGGAGTGTCAGTTGGACCTGAGGAAAAAAAGATGGGGATTAACGGTTCTTCTACTGCTACTCTTATTTTGGAAGACGTCAAAATACCTGTTGGAAACGTCCTGGGGGAAATTGGGAAAGGGCATCATATTGCTTTGAATATTTTAAATATGGCTCGTTTGAAACTTGCATTTGCCAATATCGGAACGGCAAAGCATGCATTACATCTATCAGTAGCTTATGCGAAAGAGCGAAAGCAATTCAGCAAAGCATTGATTGGCTTCACGATGATCCAAGAAAAGGTAGCCAATATGGCAGTACGAATCTTCGGTGCAGAAAGTGCGGCATACCGAACAGCGGGGGAAATGGATGAAGCGCTTCAATCTGTTGATTCGGAAGAGGAGTTAGTAAGAATTGTCGCTGACTTCATGATTGATTGTGCAATAAATAAAGTGAATAGTTCAGAAGCCCTTGATTATATTGTTGACGAGGCAGTGCAAATCCACGGGGGATATGGTTATATGCAGGAATATGAAGTAGAAAATTTATATCGCGATGCACGAATCAATCGGATTTTCGAAGGGACGAATGAAATTAATCGTCTTGCAATTGCTAAAGGTGTACTGAAAAAAATCGAAAAGGGGCAACTATGGTCTGCAAAAAACGAAGTGGACAATCGGACGCATGCTTTGACGCGGCATTACGGCTACTTAGTAAAGGCAAAACAACTTATCGGAATTGTCGTGAAAGCGCTTGCTGGACCTTTAGGGAAATCAATTGAAGAGGAACAAGAGTATTTAGGATTACTAGCCAGTATGAATGAAAGGCTATTCATCATGGAATCTGCTTTGCTAAGGACTGAGAAGGCACTAATTAAAAATGGGGAATCCGAGGAAAAAAGGAAGATGCTAATGTCCGATGTCATTTGTGAAGAGGGGTATCGAAGTATTCAAACAGCAGCTATTTCGTTTGTATCAAGTGCTCTACCCGATGAGGAAAGTCGTGGGCTTATGCTGATGGAAATTCAAGCAATCTCAGCTCCGCTTTACAGTAATATGTTTATCAAGAAGAGAGAAATTGTTCAAGGAATAATAGAAAGCGCTCGATATAACGTCTAA
- a CDS encoding CoA-acylating methylmalonate-semialdehyde dehydrogenase has translation MTTTTIKQMKNWINGEWVDSSGTETETVSNPATGETIAYVPLSTKKDVDAAVEVAKQAFLSWADIPVPNRTRLLFTYLQKLEEHKEELAQIITMESGKTLTDARGEVQRGIEVVELATSAPSMMMGEALPNMATGIDGSVWRYPIGVVAGITPFNFPMMVPLWMFPLAIACGNTFVLKASERTPVLAGHLVELFHESGFPKGVLSLVHGGKEVVNGLLEHPDVKAISFVGSEPVAKHVYETGTKYGKRVQALAGAKNHAVVMADCHLEKTVQGVIGAAFGSSGERCMACSVVAVVDEVADDFMELLVAKTRELSVGDGRYKENFVGPLIRKSHKERVLSYIESGIADGASLIVDGREIDSQLAEGNYLGATIFDNVNNEMKIWQEELFAPVLSIVRVKDLEEGIALTNQSKFANGAVIYTGSGKSAQTFREKIDAGMIGVNVNVPAPMAFFSFAGNKSSFYGDLGTNGKDGVQFYTRKKVVTERWF, from the coding sequence ATGACTACAACAACTATAAAGCAAATGAAAAATTGGATTAACGGTGAATGGGTGGACTCATCTGGTACTGAAACGGAAACAGTTTCTAATCCAGCAACAGGTGAAACAATTGCTTATGTACCACTATCTACAAAGAAAGACGTCGATGCTGCAGTGGAAGTGGCAAAACAAGCTTTTCTATCGTGGGCCGATATACCAGTTCCGAACCGTACGCGTCTTCTGTTTACTTACTTGCAAAAGTTGGAGGAACATAAAGAGGAGTTAGCACAGATTATTACGATGGAAAGCGGAAAAACATTGACAGATGCAAGAGGGGAAGTGCAAAGAGGGATTGAGGTAGTGGAACTTGCTACGTCAGCGCCTAGCATGATGATGGGAGAAGCTCTACCAAATATGGCTACCGGTATTGACGGATCTGTCTGGCGCTACCCGATTGGAGTTGTCGCAGGGATCACTCCATTTAATTTCCCGATGATGGTGCCCCTCTGGATGTTTCCACTCGCAATTGCTTGCGGGAATACATTTGTCCTTAAAGCATCTGAAAGAACGCCCGTTTTAGCGGGACATCTTGTTGAATTATTTCACGAATCCGGTTTCCCGAAAGGTGTCTTAAGTTTGGTGCATGGGGGAAAAGAAGTGGTGAACGGTTTACTGGAGCACCCAGATGTCAAAGCAATTTCTTTCGTTGGATCAGAACCGGTTGCAAAACATGTGTATGAAACGGGTACGAAATACGGTAAACGTGTTCAGGCGCTTGCTGGTGCAAAGAATCATGCGGTCGTCATGGCGGACTGTCATCTCGAAAAAACAGTTCAAGGAGTTATTGGTGCAGCGTTTGGCAGTAGCGGTGAGCGTTGTATGGCTTGTTCGGTCGTTGCAGTTGTTGATGAAGTTGCAGATGATTTTATGGAGCTACTTGTTGCAAAAACGCGTGAATTATCAGTAGGAGATGGACGTTATAAAGAGAACTTTGTTGGCCCCCTTATTCGCAAATCGCATAAAGAACGTGTGCTTAGTTATATAGAGAGTGGTATAGCTGATGGGGCTTCGCTGATTGTCGATGGTCGAGAAATAGATAGTCAACTGGCAGAAGGAAATTATCTCGGAGCGACTATTTTTGATAACGTGAACAACGAAATGAAAATTTGGCAGGAAGAACTCTTTGCTCCAGTGTTAAGCATTGTGCGTGTGAAGGATTTAGAAGAGGGAATTGCGCTGACAAATCAATCGAAGTTTGCCAATGGAGCGGTCATTTATACGGGAAGTGGTAAAAGCGCTCAAACGTTTCGTGAAAAAATTGATGCGGGTATGATTGGAGTAAATGTGAATGTACCTGCACCAATGGCATTCTTCTCTTTTGCCGGGAACAAATCTTCGTTCTACGGAGATCTCGGCACAAATGGGAAAGACGGGGTACAGTTTTATACGCGTAAAAAAGTTGTAACGGAGCGCTGGTTCTAA
- a CDS encoding sigma 54-interacting transcriptional regulator, with translation MVKEDYYRVKEWMSEYPQVLTKDLEIGETLRLLSEGHCSELPVVDHERLIGVVTIGDCLATIKSGIGWNEPINSIISAVFQSVNEDFSVKQLDGCPTYVVCEKTGMLQGVITQIELLKINQALFQRLEKSKETIEWYTLCFDTAYEGLTIVDEAGVIQLFNENYSRYVGVTKEEAIGLPVENVIENTRIPIVLRTGIPERNQIHWLQGQKMVVHRMPIWKNGRIIGAVGMLIYEGVSEVQQIITQIDLLEQRKGSETSIEVSKVAAQKRFTFEDILGESPAISNTKKLARKAAQSKAPVLITGESGVGKEQFARAIHDTGKMSSGRFISVNCAAIPENLIESELFGYMEGAFTGAKKGGKPGKFELAHMGTIFLDEIGDMPLATQVKILRVIQEKEVERIGGTEPIQVQFRIITATNKNLEKMVREGEFREDLYYRLHVIPLNIPPLRERKSDIPLIISAQLPTLCQMYDSEGKTIDKEVMQLFFRYHWPGNVRELINVLERLFALTSESHIKMSDLPNEFFRIEKKQEYMTISSSLSERNEVRQLVHEEEEKNIIEKVLREVSGNKSEAAKRLGITRATLYNKLSRYQL, from the coding sequence GGATGAGCGAATATCCGCAAGTGTTGACAAAGGACCTTGAAATCGGAGAAACATTACGTTTGCTCTCCGAAGGACATTGTTCGGAACTGCCAGTTGTGGATCATGAACGACTAATCGGAGTCGTCACAATAGGGGATTGCCTTGCTACTATTAAGAGTGGAATAGGTTGGAATGAACCGATTAACTCTATTATTAGTGCAGTCTTCCAATCGGTGAATGAAGATTTCTCCGTGAAGCAATTGGATGGATGTCCAACCTATGTCGTATGTGAGAAGACAGGCATGCTCCAAGGAGTAATCACACAAATAGAACTGCTGAAGATTAATCAAGCCCTTTTTCAACGACTTGAAAAATCAAAGGAGACAATCGAGTGGTATACACTATGTTTTGATACGGCTTATGAAGGATTGACGATTGTAGATGAAGCGGGTGTGATTCAATTGTTTAATGAAAACTATAGCCGCTATGTTGGCGTGACTAAGGAGGAGGCTATTGGCCTTCCAGTAGAAAATGTTATTGAGAATACAAGGATACCAATTGTCCTTAGAACGGGTATCCCTGAGCGTAATCAAATCCATTGGCTGCAGGGGCAAAAAATGGTTGTTCACCGAATGCCGATTTGGAAAAATGGTCGTATTATTGGGGCCGTCGGTATGCTTATTTATGAAGGCGTTTCTGAAGTCCAGCAAATTATCACTCAAATAGATTTGTTAGAGCAACGAAAAGGGAGTGAAACGTCGATTGAGGTGAGCAAAGTTGCTGCACAGAAACGGTTCACTTTTGAAGATATTCTCGGAGAGAGTCCCGCCATATCTAATACAAAGAAGCTTGCAAGAAAGGCAGCACAGTCTAAGGCTCCCGTTTTGATCACTGGGGAAAGTGGTGTTGGAAAAGAGCAATTTGCAAGGGCGATACATGATACGGGTAAGATGAGCAGTGGACGTTTTATCAGTGTTAATTGTGCAGCAATTCCCGAGAACTTAATCGAATCAGAGTTATTTGGCTATATGGAAGGTGCGTTTACAGGTGCGAAAAAAGGAGGGAAACCCGGAAAATTTGAGCTTGCTCACATGGGAACAATTTTCTTGGATGAAATTGGTGACATGCCCCTTGCGACACAGGTGAAAATTCTTAGGGTGATTCAGGAAAAAGAGGTGGAACGGATTGGTGGAACTGAACCGATTCAGGTCCAGTTCCGGATTATTACAGCTACAAATAAAAATCTTGAAAAAATGGTGAGGGAAGGCGAGTTTAGAGAAGATTTATATTATCGGCTTCACGTGATCCCCTTGAATATTCCTCCACTTAGGGAGCGGAAAAGCGATATCCCACTGATTATTTCCGCACAGCTACCCACTCTTTGTCAAATGTACGATAGTGAGGGGAAAACGATTGATAAGGAAGTCATGCAACTATTCTTTCGATATCATTGGCCAGGGAATGTACGCGAGTTAATTAATGTATTGGAAAGATTATTTGCATTGACAAGCGAATCCCATATTAAAATGAGTGATTTGCCAAACGAATTTTTTCGAATAGAAAAGAAACAAGAATATATGACTATTTCCTCGTCGTTAAGCGAAAGAAATGAAGTAAGACAACTTGTGCATGAGGAAGAAGAGAAGAATATCATTGAAAAAGTATTAAGAGAAGTAAGCGGGAACAAGTCGGAAGCGGCTAAACGTCTCGGCATTACAAGAGCAACTCTTTATAATAAACTATCTCGTTATCAGTTATAA
- a CDS encoding NAD(P)-dependent oxidoreductase, whose amino-acid sequence MMKIGMIGLGNMGMPMAKNLLESGFTVYGNDRSELAETVFQQAGGIIGLSAIQMAGCCAIILTSLPSTAAVESVYLGEAGLIHQSDENILLIDTSTVSPEVNRRISEEAQAKGVAYLAAPVSGGVIGAENRTLTFMVGGRAVDYERSLPIISVLGENLFHVNERIDSGTIAKLINNLLIGFYTAGVSEALALANENNMDMNKLFDMLNVSYGQSRIYERNFKSFIENEEYEPGFALKLLRKDMGFALQLAESNQLHLPISQALFAVYEEAEHAGLAEEDMSALYKRIGHQKIAFTIGGLK is encoded by the coding sequence ATGATGAAAATTGGCATGATCGGCTTAGGGAATATGGGAATGCCCATGGCGAAAAACTTACTGGAATCTGGATTCACTGTTTATGGAAATGACCGAAGTGAATTAGCTGAAACTGTATTTCAGCAAGCGGGCGGAATAATTGGTCTTTCTGCAATACAAATGGCAGGATGTTGCGCTATTATTTTGACGAGTTTACCATCAACAGCCGCGGTGGAATCAGTTTATTTAGGAGAAGCAGGGTTGATTCACCAAAGCGATGAAAATATTCTTTTGATTGATACGAGCACTGTTTCGCCGGAAGTGAATCGCCGCATAAGCGAGGAAGCACAAGCGAAAGGAGTTGCTTATTTAGCCGCACCAGTCAGTGGGGGTGTGATAGGTGCGGAAAATCGGACATTGACATTTATGGTTGGTGGCCGAGCGGTGGACTATGAGCGTTCATTACCAATTATTTCAGTACTAGGCGAAAATTTGTTTCATGTGAATGAGCGAATTGACAGTGGTACAATTGCAAAATTGATAAATAATCTGCTCATCGGTTTCTATACCGCAGGGGTGAGTGAAGCGTTGGCATTAGCAAATGAAAATAACATGGACATGAACAAGCTTTTTGATATGTTAAATGTTAGCTATGGACAGAGTCGAATATATGAACGGAACTTCAAATCATTTATCGAAAATGAGGAGTATGAACCGGGATTTGCGCTGAAGTTATTACGAAAAGATATGGGATTCGCATTGCAATTGGCAGAGAGTAATCAGTTGCATCTCCCAATCAGCCAAGCCCTTTTTGCAGTTTATGAAGAAGCGGAACATGCGGGATTAGCGGAAGAGGATATGTCAGCTTTGTATAAAAGAATTGGACATCAAAAAATAGCATTTACAATAGGGGGATTGAAATAA